A genomic window from Lotus japonicus ecotype B-129 chromosome 1, LjGifu_v1.2 includes:
- the LOC130736640 gene encoding BTB/POZ domain-containing protein At3g08570-like: MVSENSISSSKHSPATPNFSNSFTTRIFADVAGDITIVVDGESFLLHKFPLVTLSGKIRKMVAEAKGSNLSNLELLNFPGGYPTFELAMKFCYGMNFEITTFNVARLRCAAEYLEMTEEYRERNLVSRTDTYLNEIVFQSLQKSVEVLSTCEMLPPNMVEEIRISKGCVEAIAMNACKEQLASGLSKLDCDGESKELKEGCVAWWVEDLSVLSIDFFQRVISAMGRMGVGSDNIIASLIHYAESSLKGIGKSQFWNASRTSSSPTNGEKDQRTIVETLVSLIPTDKSSSIPLTFLFGMLKMAIMLGATIPCGLELERRIALRLEMVSLDDLLIPSLQSGDSLFDVDTVHRVLVNFLQRIDEEESEDYGYESDEVVSNCHGSLLKVGQLMDAYLTEIAPDPCLSLLKFIALIEALPDYARVIDDGLYRAVDIYLKAHTKLTEQECKKLCKFIDCQKLSQEACNHAAQNDRLPVQMVVQVLYVEQLRLKNALSGSSGDGLQSQRISSGVPSAAMSPRDNYASLRRENRELKLEISRLRVRLSELEKEQMFMKQGMINKAGNGRTFLTSISKGIGRIAMFSSQGGGKRQKSVRKSREGKTGRSRRYSVS, from the exons atggttTCTGAAAACTCTATTTCTTCTTCTAAACACTCTCCAGCTACTCCTAACTTCTCCAACTCATTCACTACAAG GATTTTTGCTGATGTTGCTGGTGACATTACGATTGTTGTTGATGGGGAATCATTTTTGCTGCACAAG TTTCCCCTGGTGACCCTAAGTGGGAAGATCAGGAAGATGGTTGCTGAAGCCAAAGGCTCCAATCTTTCAAACTTGGAGCTACTCAACTTTCCAGGGGGATACCCAACATTTGAACTCGCCATGAAGTTCTGTTACGGGATGAATTTCGAGATCACAACATTCAATGTCGCGAGGCTACGTTGCGCGGCTGAGTACCTGGAAATGACAGAAGAATACCGGGAGCGAAACCTCGTCTCAAGAACAGATACTTATCTCAATGAGATTGTCTTTCAAAGTCTTCAGAAGTCAGTGGAAGTACTATCCACCTGTGAGATGCTACCTCCAAACATGGTGGAGGAGATTAGAATATCGAAAGGGTGTGTAGAAGCCATTGCAATGAATGCATGCAAGGAGCAACTAGCTTCTGGTTTATCTAAATTAGATTGTGATGGTGAATCTAAAGAACTAAAGGAAGGTTGTGTTGCATGGTGGGTTGAAGATCTCTCAGTGTTGAGTATTGATTTCTTCCAGAGAGTTATAAGTGCTATGGGAAGAATGGGAGTTGGATCAGATAACATCATTGCTTCATTGATTCATTATGCTGAATCATCACTTAAGGGTATTGGGAAGAGTCAATTTTGGAATGCATCAAGGACAAGTTCAAGTCCAACCAATGGAGAAAAGGATCAAAGGACAATTGTGGAAACTCTTGTAAGTCTCATACCAACAGACAAGAGCTCTTCCATTCCATTGACCTTCTTGTTTGGCATGTTGAAGATGGCTATCATGTTGGGTGCAACCATTCCCTGTGGGCTTGAGCTTGAAAGGAGGATAGCATTAAGGTTAGAAATGGTTTCACTTGATGATCTTCTTATACCATCTCTGCAGAGTGGGGATTCTCTGTTTGATGTTGATACAGTTCACAGGGTGCTGGTGAATTTCTTGCAGAGGATTGACGAGGAAGAAAGTGAAGATTATGGATATGAATCTGATGAGGTTGTTTCTAATTGCCATGGTTCTCTTCTAAAAGTGGGGCAGCTTATGGATGCTTATTTAACAGAAATTGCTCCTGATCCTTGCTTAAGTCTACTGAAATTCATTGCTTTGATAGAGGCACTTCCTGATTATGCTCGTGTCATTGATGATGGCCTTTATAGAGCTGTCGACATTTATTTGAAG GCACATACAAAATTGACAGAACAAGAATGCAAGAAGCTTTGCAAGTTTATAGACTGCCAGAAGCTGTCTCAAGAAGCATGCAATCATGCTGCCCAGAACGACAGGCTTCCAGTGCAGATGGTGGTGCAAGTCCTGTATGTTGAGCAGCTGCGTTTGAAGAATGCACTGTCAGGGAGTTCAGGAGATGGGCTGCAATCACAGAGAATAAGCAGCGGTGTTCCAAGCGCTGCCATGTCTCCGAGGGATAACTACGCTTCTCTGCGTCGGGAGAACCGAGAGCTGAAGCTAGAGATTTCGAGATTGAGGGTGAGGCTGAGCGAGTTGGAGAAGGAGCAGATGTTCATGAAACAAGGCATGATTAATAAGGCGGGAAATGGAAGAACATTCTTAACCTCCATTTCTAAGGGGATAGGGAGAATTGCCATGTTTAGCAGTCAAGGTGGAGGTAAACGCCAGAAATCAGTTAGGAAGTCTAGGGAGGGAAAAACTGGAAGAAGTAGGAGATACTCTGTCTCATAG
- the LOC130741352 gene encoding 4-hydroxybenzoate polyprenyltransferase, mitochondrial-like, with translation MRTFTHLNLFPAGLGCRVGPVAFTKSPDLVPSGSCAAVAPLQPQAYLGLTFNWGALLGWAAIKGSLDPSIVLPLYAFGVFWTLVYDTIYAHQDKEDDLKVGVKSTALRFGDLTKQWITGFGFACLGNLALSGFNAELGI, from the exons ATGAGGACTTTTACTCACTTGAATCTGTTTCCAGCTGGCTTGGGCTGTAGGGTTGGGCCGGTGGCTTTCACCAAGTCTCCTGACTTGGTCCCCTCTGGTTCTTGTGCTGCTGTTGCTCCGCTGCAG CCTCAAGCCTATCTAGGGTTGACCTTTAATTGGGGGGCTTTGTTAGGATGGGCAGCAATTAAAGGAAGTCTGGATCCATCTATTGTGCTGCCACTTTATGCCTTTGGAGTTTTTTGGACTCTTGTGTATGATACTATCTATGCACATCAG GATAAAGAAGATGACCTGAAAGTGGGAGTTAAATCAACAGCTTTACGCTTTGGTGATTTGACAAAGCAATGGATTACTGGTTTTGGGTTTGCATGCCTTGGTAATCTTGCTCTCAGTGGATTTAATGCTGAACTAGGTATCTGA